One segment of Micromonospora parathelypteridis DNA contains the following:
- a CDS encoding non-ribosomal peptide synthetase, with protein MATTTDIPRTTTLSESKRALLARRLLGQANHTAARTIPRRPTGPIPLSPAQRAVWLADQLFDGGAAYTVNRTMTVRGVLDLDALRQAADLLVARHEILRTTIDGNHQVVHPAGPACFTVVSPPGATADQRRATALHEARLAVATPFDLEAGPLLRFTVYRVDDDEFLVVISQHHIITDGWSCALLAKELCETYTAVATGRPHQAPPSVQFGDVAAWQAAVPPERLREDLDYWADALSDLPDGLQLPLDRTRPPRRSDRGETFVAPLPASLSTHVRTLAGQRGSTVHNVLLTAYAALLSRYSTQQRFAVGSLLSGRGAPETEHALGLFANTVAIPVNLAGRPTFAEALARTNRAVRGALDHQDVAFDQIVARVGAVRDASRNPIFQVIFQCVEAAEETWQLPDAVVQHIDLDNGTAKVDLTMIAVNSGTGEMGLELSFATDLFERATIDRFFAHFVALLEQVVAEPDAPLDSVELVTGAERDTMLHEWNDTEITYPDRCVHELFERQAAATPLATAIIEQDGTAVSYAQLNARANRIAHLLRERGVGVEDVVGLCLPQSTDLHAALLGILKAGGCYLPLDPAHPAERQRYMLSDAGARILLTAADTQERFADFDGERICVPTEDLSGYAETDPEAVNTPNNLIYIMYTSGSTGRPKGVLVTHRGVANYLLWSIDGYGVQGTSGAPMVGSIAFDLSVPNFLLPLISGRDVTLLPETDQVQALADLIQRDGDFSLLKITPGHLDALRHLTPAGSRVNSVRTYVVGADEVRPETVAAWREIAPQGRIINEYGPTETVVGCSVYEIGDDFDPASPISIGRPIANLRMYVLDAQGRLAPPGVVGELYIGGVGVARGYAGRPALTAERFVPDPYDPLPGARMYRTGDLARFRLDGNIDFLGRIDHQVKIRGYRVELAEVEARLLAHPEVTEAVVVCREAGGHQRLAAYVVGAARAAVAPDGVKRFVAAGLPDYMVPSVVTVLDQMPLTAGGKVDRGALPEPALPDADQIAAPRTPAEQTLTEIWQTVLGVPRIGIHANFFDLGGDSLLSVRVARQARDAGLAVTPALLFGHQSIAELAEAVAGSTTSPVAARPGGDTAQPGLAAMLRSADLPPVAQRKLLTQIRPAGIADLYRLSPLQAGMLFQTLAEPERAANVEQFVIGIDGDLRPDDLRYAWQHGVDRHPVLRTTFAWRELPHPVQVVAPVAELDWDYLDWSHRTAAECDAELARLLAADREQGFALDLRPPHRCRLIRTGPAAHLLVWSFHHLLLDGWSMPVLVNEILLAYHARTGRVGPQLPEPVPFGDYIRWLWAQDTDASMAFWRERLLGATPTDLPFVRPAATRAEASAAEVTAVLDRQRVEDIRALARRHRVTVGTVLQAAWALLLARETGDAEVMFGTLIAGRDADVPGIERIVGLLMSTVPNRVRVAAGSLGHWLQMSQANQAAANGHGHLALADIQRAAGHAGGRPLFETIFVYENFDAPAGQRPPELDVHVDRAIRQTGYPVVLGASLHEELTLRINYDRARVSAAESLLDEYVEILDGLLADTEPEKLASPSAVRVTGARTPLERRLAEIWAEVLHLVEIGIGDDFIELGGDSIRAMQIVARARDIGLIRRPTDLFSHPTVAQLAAMPEPDGTDPPTPTADPAPSAGLGPAGAASADSTGLSGLDEASLADLMATLPADEVEGVYALAPLQVSMLFEHLAAERDIYQRTYASDIDGPLDADLLRRAWQHATDRHPALRTRYLSDGLPRPVQVVLRRHEVVLERHDCTHVPAPARAAWIDRLLARELDHGAGLDQHPPSRFFLIRTGERSHRFVWSTHHVVMDGYSFNLVFAEVSSAYRALREGRPLPAGSVPVEGYVRWLRTPQTTTADDGEFWRDMFAGLPAPSSLPLAEPVAGSAGSASQTRTLPDELLTRLQVAARRERVTLHTLLHCAWGLLLSEHDGGRDAVFGTTLAGRNAPVSGVEQMVGMFMNILPTRLRIDRAAQLGPWLRHTQEEQLALHDRVATALGDVRKAIGMSRGTPFTSLFVFRNFNIASGELTTDLSVSPLDVEVGETGRDLTLSADFDGGLRVGLKYNRSVYRPTTIERLLDRLTELLELLAGNGGDTVLGAVLPEPVPTVAPVESPEEAPHSEAGAAFTGRARVLKDIWDAVLQMPDVDPDENFFHVGGDSILAFQVAGAARRAQIPITVQQILRLRTFTKVLAAVDADDPEAGTDAPSPAESRQAVSRPAASGSLPDDREQAVRSAMARHRVPAASIALIENGEVAQAWTAGVTKAGGTVVAGPETVFQVCSVSKHVTALGVLRLVRDGLLDLDVDARDYLSRWQPPDDGDGHPITLRQLLSHTSGLTRLTNLGVARTAASPSLLDILHGSPPATNPAVRREGPAGEFRYSCANFGVIQQILAEVTGEPFAVLMDRVVFTPMGMTNSSYDQSFPLRRAGRVALGHTDDGGHLPGGWHVVTDGAASGLWTTATDLAKLACDVLRALRGEPAVLLGPDEAATMTQPLPSVSYGLGSIATGSGWFGHAGDGPGYQALTLAGTGGAGAVILANRAGQLDFVTDLMAELGIDLPVSRDGALTTQESL; from the coding sequence ATGGCCACGACGACCGACATCCCACGCACCACAACGCTGTCCGAGTCCAAGCGCGCCCTGCTGGCGCGGCGCCTGCTCGGCCAGGCCAACCACACCGCGGCGCGCACCATCCCACGCCGACCGACCGGACCGATCCCCCTCTCCCCCGCACAGCGCGCGGTCTGGCTGGCTGACCAGCTCTTCGACGGCGGGGCCGCGTACACGGTGAACCGCACGATGACGGTGCGTGGCGTGCTGGACCTCGACGCGTTGCGGCAGGCCGCCGATCTGCTGGTCGCGCGGCACGAGATCCTGCGGACCACCATCGACGGCAACCACCAGGTCGTGCACCCCGCCGGGCCAGCCTGCTTCACGGTCGTGTCTCCACCGGGGGCCACCGCGGACCAGCGCCGCGCGACCGCGCTGCACGAGGCTCGGCTCGCCGTGGCCACACCGTTCGACCTCGAAGCGGGCCCGCTGCTGCGATTCACCGTGTATCGCGTGGATGACGACGAATTCCTCGTCGTGATCTCCCAGCACCACATCATCACCGATGGTTGGTCCTGCGCCCTGCTGGCCAAGGAGCTCTGCGAGACCTACACCGCCGTGGCCACCGGCCGGCCGCACCAGGCGCCGCCCTCCGTGCAGTTCGGCGATGTCGCCGCCTGGCAGGCCGCGGTGCCGCCGGAGCGGCTCCGCGAGGACCTGGACTACTGGGCCGACGCGCTCAGCGACCTACCCGACGGCCTGCAACTGCCCCTCGACCGGACGCGGCCGCCGCGCCGGTCCGACCGCGGCGAGACGTTCGTCGCCCCGCTGCCCGCGTCGCTGAGCACCCACGTCCGAACGCTGGCCGGGCAGCGCGGCAGCACCGTCCACAACGTGCTCCTGACGGCGTACGCCGCCCTGCTTTCCCGATACAGCACGCAGCAGCGTTTCGCCGTTGGCTCCCTGCTGTCCGGGCGCGGGGCACCCGAGACCGAACACGCCCTGGGCCTGTTCGCCAACACCGTCGCGATACCGGTGAACCTCGCCGGACGACCGACCTTCGCCGAGGCGCTGGCCCGGACCAACCGCGCCGTCCGCGGCGCGCTCGACCATCAGGACGTCGCGTTCGACCAGATCGTGGCGCGCGTGGGCGCGGTGCGGGACGCCTCGCGGAACCCCATTTTCCAGGTCATCTTCCAGTGCGTCGAGGCGGCCGAGGAGACCTGGCAGTTGCCCGACGCCGTGGTCCAGCACATCGATCTCGACAACGGCACCGCCAAGGTCGACCTCACGATGATCGCCGTCAACAGCGGGACCGGTGAGATGGGGCTGGAACTCAGCTTCGCGACCGACCTCTTCGAACGGGCCACGATCGACCGCTTCTTCGCACACTTCGTCGCGCTGCTGGAGCAGGTCGTCGCGGAGCCGGACGCGCCGCTCGACTCGGTCGAACTGGTGACCGGCGCCGAACGCGACACCATGCTGCACGAGTGGAACGACACCGAGATCACCTACCCCGACCGGTGCGTCCACGAACTCTTCGAACGTCAGGCCGCCGCCACCCCGCTGGCCACCGCGATCATCGAGCAGGACGGGACGGCGGTGTCCTACGCCCAGCTCAACGCTCGGGCCAACCGCATCGCGCACCTCCTGCGCGAACGGGGAGTGGGTGTCGAGGACGTGGTCGGGCTGTGCCTGCCGCAGTCGACCGACCTGCACGCGGCCCTCCTGGGCATCCTCAAGGCCGGTGGCTGCTACCTACCACTCGACCCGGCGCACCCGGCGGAGCGCCAGCGCTACATGCTCTCGGACGCCGGCGCCCGGATCCTGCTGACGGCCGCCGACACCCAGGAGAGGTTCGCGGACTTCGACGGCGAGCGGATCTGTGTGCCCACCGAGGACCTTTCGGGGTACGCCGAGACCGACCCCGAGGCGGTCAACACCCCGAACAACTTGATCTACATCATGTACACCTCGGGCTCGACCGGCCGCCCCAAGGGAGTGCTGGTCACCCACCGCGGCGTCGCGAACTATCTACTCTGGTCGATCGACGGCTACGGCGTCCAGGGCACGTCCGGGGCACCGATGGTGGGCTCGATCGCCTTCGACCTGTCCGTACCCAACTTCCTGCTCCCGCTGATCAGCGGCCGGGATGTCACGCTCCTGCCGGAGACAGACCAGGTCCAGGCGCTGGCTGACCTGATCCAGCGCGACGGCGACTTCAGCCTCCTGAAGATCACCCCGGGCCACCTCGACGCGCTGCGCCACCTCACGCCGGCCGGTTCCCGGGTGAACTCGGTGCGCACCTACGTCGTGGGGGCCGACGAGGTCCGTCCGGAGACCGTCGCGGCCTGGCGCGAGATCGCCCCGCAGGGCCGGATCATCAACGAGTACGGCCCCACCGAGACGGTCGTCGGTTGCTCCGTCTACGAGATCGGCGATGATTTCGACCCGGCGTCGCCGATCTCGATCGGCCGGCCGATCGCCAACCTGCGGATGTACGTCCTGGACGCCCAGGGGCGGCTGGCCCCGCCCGGGGTCGTGGGCGAGCTGTACATCGGCGGTGTCGGGGTGGCCCGTGGCTACGCCGGCCGCCCGGCGCTGACCGCCGAGCGGTTCGTGCCCGACCCGTACGACCCGCTGCCCGGTGCCCGGATGTACCGCACCGGCGACCTCGCCAGGTTCCGCCTCGACGGCAACATCGACTTCCTCGGGCGGATCGACCACCAGGTCAAGATCCGGGGGTACCGGGTGGAACTGGCCGAGGTCGAAGCACGTCTGCTGGCCCACCCGGAGGTCACCGAGGCGGTGGTCGTCTGCCGCGAGGCCGGTGGCCATCAGCGGCTGGCGGCGTACGTCGTCGGAGCCGCCCGTGCGGCGGTCGCGCCCGACGGGGTCAAACGGTTCGTCGCGGCCGGGTTGCCGGACTACATGGTGCCGTCGGTGGTGACCGTGCTCGACCAGATGCCGCTCACCGCCGGCGGGAAGGTCGACCGGGGCGCCCTGCCCGAACCGGCACTGCCCGATGCCGACCAGATCGCGGCCCCCCGCACGCCCGCCGAGCAGACGCTCACCGAGATCTGGCAGACCGTGCTCGGCGTACCCCGGATCGGCATCCACGCCAACTTCTTCGACCTCGGCGGGGACTCGCTGCTGTCGGTACGCGTGGCCCGCCAGGCCCGCGACGCCGGGCTGGCGGTGACTCCGGCGCTGCTGTTCGGCCATCAGAGCATCGCCGAGTTGGCCGAGGCGGTGGCCGGCAGTACGACATCGCCGGTCGCGGCACGGCCCGGCGGCGACACGGCCCAGCCCGGGCTCGCGGCGATGCTGCGATCGGCGGACCTCCCGCCGGTGGCACAGCGCAAGCTCCTCACCCAGATCCGGCCGGCCGGCATCGCCGACCTCTACCGGCTGTCGCCGCTGCAGGCCGGCATGTTGTTCCAGACCCTGGCCGAGCCGGAGCGCGCCGCGAATGTCGAGCAGTTCGTCATCGGCATCGACGGCGACCTGCGCCCCGACGACCTCCGGTACGCCTGGCAGCACGGCGTCGACCGCCACCCCGTCCTGCGTACCACCTTCGCCTGGCGCGAACTGCCGCACCCGGTCCAGGTCGTCGCGCCCGTAGCCGAACTCGACTGGGACTACCTGGACTGGTCGCACCGGACGGCCGCCGAGTGCGACGCCGAGCTGGCTCGCCTACTGGCCGCCGACCGCGAGCAGGGCTTCGCGCTGGACCTGAGGCCGCCGCACCGGTGCCGGTTGATCCGCACGGGCCCGGCCGCTCACCTGTTGGTGTGGTCCTTCCATCACCTGCTGCTCGACGGGTGGAGCATGCCCGTGCTGGTGAACGAGATTCTCCTCGCCTACCACGCGCGGACGGGCAGGGTAGGTCCGCAGCTGCCCGAGCCGGTGCCATTCGGGGACTACATCCGCTGGCTGTGGGCGCAGGACACCGACGCCAGCATGGCGTTCTGGCGCGAGCGCCTGCTCGGCGCCACACCCACCGACCTGCCCTTCGTCCGCCCTGCCGCGACGCGGGCCGAGGCCAGCGCGGCCGAGGTGACGGCGGTCCTCGACCGTCAGCGCGTCGAGGACATCCGGGCGCTGGCCCGCCGGCATCGCGTGACGGTCGGCACCGTGCTCCAGGCCGCCTGGGCGCTGCTGTTGGCCCGCGAGACCGGCGATGCCGAGGTCATGTTCGGCACGCTGATCGCCGGCCGCGACGCCGACGTACCCGGAATCGAGCGCATCGTCGGCCTGCTGATGAGCACTGTGCCGAACCGCGTCCGAGTCGCCGCCGGCAGCCTGGGCCATTGGCTGCAGATGTCGCAGGCCAACCAGGCCGCGGCGAACGGCCACGGCCACCTCGCCCTCGCCGACATCCAGCGAGCGGCGGGCCACGCGGGCGGCCGCCCGCTGTTCGAAACGATCTTCGTCTACGAAAACTTCGACGCGCCGGCCGGACAGCGACCACCGGAGCTGGATGTCCACGTCGACAGGGCGATCCGGCAGACCGGCTACCCGGTCGTCCTCGGCGCGAGCCTGCATGAGGAGCTGACATTGCGGATCAACTACGACCGTGCCCGGGTGTCCGCCGCGGAGAGTCTGCTCGACGAGTACGTCGAGATCCTCGACGGCCTGCTGGCCGACACCGAACCCGAGAAGCTGGCCTCGCCCAGCGCCGTACGGGTCACCGGCGCGCGCACACCGCTCGAGCGCCGGCTGGCCGAGATCTGGGCAGAGGTGCTCCACCTGGTCGAGATCGGGATCGGGGACGATTTCATCGAACTCGGCGGTGACTCCATTCGCGCCATGCAGATCGTCGCCCGCGCCCGTGACATCGGCCTCATCCGCCGGCCGACTGACCTGTTCAGTCACCCGACGGTCGCCCAGCTTGCGGCGATGCCGGAACCGGACGGCACGGATCCGCCGACCCCGACCGCCGACCCGGCACCATCCGCCGGTCTCGGCCCTGCTGGTGCGGCATCGGCCGACTCGACGGGCCTGAGCGGCCTGGACGAGGCGAGCCTGGCCGACCTGATGGCCACGCTGCCCGCCGACGAGGTTGAGGGCGTCTACGCGCTCGCGCCGCTGCAGGTGAGCATGCTGTTCGAGCACCTCGCGGCTGAACGGGACATCTACCAGCGCACCTACGCCTCCGACATCGACGGCCCGCTCGACGCGGACCTGCTGCGCCGGGCGTGGCAGCACGCCACCGACCGGCACCCGGCCCTGCGAACGCGCTACCTCAGCGACGGCCTGCCCCGGCCGGTGCAGGTCGTGCTCCGGCGACACGAGGTCGTCCTGGAGCGGCACGACTGCACGCACGTGCCGGCACCGGCCCGGGCGGCCTGGATCGACCGGCTGCTGGCCCGCGAGCTCGACCACGGCGCCGGCCTCGACCAGCACCCGCCGTCGCGGTTCTTCCTCATTCGCACCGGGGAGCGGTCCCACCGCTTCGTGTGGAGCACCCATCACGTCGTGATGGACGGGTACAGCTTCAACCTCGTCTTCGCCGAGGTGTCGTCGGCGTACCGGGCGCTACGCGAGGGCCGGCCGCTGCCGGCGGGCAGCGTCCCGGTCGAGGGATACGTCCGCTGGCTGCGCACACCACAGACGACGACCGCGGACGACGGCGAGTTCTGGCGCGACATGTTCGCCGGGCTGCCGGCGCCGTCGTCGCTGCCGCTGGCCGAGCCGGTCGCCGGGTCGGCGGGCTCCGCCAGCCAGACTCGCACCCTCCCCGACGAGCTGCTGACCCGCCTTCAGGTGGCGGCTCGCCGTGAGCGGGTCACCCTACACACGCTGCTGCATTGTGCCTGGGGTCTGCTGCTGAGCGAGCACGACGGCGGCCGCGACGCGGTGTTCGGCACCACGCTGGCCGGGCGCAACGCCCCGGTCAGCGGTGTGGAGCAGATGGTCGGCATGTTCATGAACATCCTGCCGACCAGGCTGCGGATCGACCGCGCGGCGCAGCTGGGACCGTGGCTGCGCCACACGCAGGAAGAGCAGTTGGCGCTGCACGACCGCGTCGCCACCGCCCTCGGAGACGTGCGTAAGGCCATCGGCATGTCCCGCGGTACGCCGTTCACCTCGCTGTTCGTCTTCCGCAACTTCAACATCGCCTCGGGCGAGTTGACCACCGACCTGTCGGTGTCCCCCCTGGACGTCGAGGTGGGCGAGACGGGGCGCGACCTCACCCTCTCCGCCGACTTCGACGGCGGCCTGCGGGTCGGGCTGAAGTACAACCGCTCGGTCTACCGTCCGACCACCATCGAGCGCCTGCTTGACCGGCTCACGGAGCTGCTGGAGCTGCTCGCCGGAAACGGCGGCGACACGGTCCTCGGCGCCGTGCTGCCCGAGCCGGTGCCCACGGTCGCACCGGTCGAGTCGCCGGAGGAAGCGCCGCACTCCGAGGCCGGAGCCGCCTTCACCGGGCGGGCCAGGGTGCTCAAGGACATCTGGGACGCCGTACTGCAGATGCCGGACGTCGACCCGGACGAGAACTTCTTCCACGTCGGCGGAGACTCCATCCTCGCGTTCCAGGTGGCCGGGGCGGCCCGGCGCGCGCAGATCCCCATCACCGTCCAGCAGATCCTGCGGCTCCGGACGTTCACCAAGGTGCTGGCGGCCGTCGACGCCGACGATCCGGAGGCCGGCACCGACGCGCCGAGCCCCGCCGAGTCCCGCCAGGCAGTGTCCCGCCCGGCCGCGTCCGGCTCGCTGCCCGACGACCGGGAACAGGCGGTGCGGTCTGCGATGGCCCGCCACCGGGTTCCCGCCGCGAGCATCGCCCTCATCGAGAACGGCGAGGTCGCCCAGGCGTGGACCGCCGGCGTGACGAAGGCCGGTGGAACCGTGGTCGCGGGACCCGAGACGGTGTTCCAGGTCTGCTCGGTCAGCAAGCACGTGACAGCGCTCGGGGTCCTGCGCCTGGTCCGGGACGGACTGCTGGACCTCGACGTCGACGCACGCGACTATCTGTCGCGGTGGCAGCCGCCGGACGACGGCGACGGACACCCGATCACCCTGCGCCAGTTGCTCAGTCACACCTCGGGTCTGACCCGGCTGACCAACCTGGGGGTGGCCCGCACCGCGGCGTCGCCGTCCCTGCTGGACATCCTGCACGGCTCGCCGCCAGCCACCAATCCAGCGGTGCGCCGGGAGGGGCCTGCCGGGGAGTTCCGCTACTCGTGCGCGAACTTCGGCGTGATCCAGCAGATTCTCGCGGAGGTCACCGGCGAGCCGTTCGCCGTGCTGATGGACCGCGTCGTGTTCACCCCGATGGGCATGACCAACAGCAGCTACGACCAGTCGTTCCCGTTGCGCCGCGCCGGGCGGGTCGCCCTGGGACACACCGACGACGGCGGTCACCTGCCCGGTGGCTGGCACGTGGTGACCGACGGAGCCGCGAGCGGGCTGTGGACCACCGCGACTGACCTTGCCAAGCTCGCCTGCGACGTCCTACGGGCACTGCGCGGCGAGCCCGCGGTCCTGCTGGGTCCGGACGAAGCCGCGACGATGACCCAGCCGCTGCCATCCGTCTCCTACGGCCTCGGCAGCATCGCCACCGGCAGCGGCTGGTTCGGCCACGCCGGGGACGGGCCGGGCTATCAGGCACTGACCCTGGCGGGCACGGGCGGCGCCGGCGCGGTCATCCTGGCCAACCGGGCCGGTCAGCTGGACTTCGTCACCGACCTCATGGCGGAACTCGGCATCGACCTGCCGGTCAGCCGGGACGGCGCGCTCACCACCCAGGAGTCACTATGA
- a CDS encoding MbtH family protein has product MGEDVSEQEQHYTVVVNDEEQYSIWPTGRTVPPGWKSTGVEGTKQVCLDHIEQVWTDMRPLSLRQQMTAA; this is encoded by the coding sequence ATGGGAGAAGACGTGTCCGAGCAGGAACAGCACTACACCGTCGTGGTCAACGACGAGGAACAGTACTCGATCTGGCCAACCGGCCGGACCGTACCGCCCGGCTGGAAAAGCACCGGCGTGGAAGGCACCAAGCAGGTCTGCCTCGACCACATCGAACAGGTGTGGACCGACATGCGACCCCTCAGCCTGCGCCAACAGATGACCGCGGCCTGA
- a CDS encoding MFS transporter — protein sequence MTARGLLANRDARLYLIGQTLSLLGDSAMWLACGIWVKTLTGSSAAAGLTFLFFSLPTLLAPLSGLLVDRVRRRPLLVAANLAGALVVAPLLLVSDSGDVWLIYTVMLLYGWLNVLVAPAQSALLSTLLPTELRPSANAALRTAQEGLRIVAPLAGAGLFTLVGGQLVVLLDMVTFLAAAACTAALSLREPKPTRTAHDLTGGAVRPTKAGRLTAFGRDLGAGFHFLLANKTLRGVTIGTAVATLVIGFSDSANYAVVDGLRQVPEFLGVLQMVQGVGAIVGGLTATWVMRRFGEIKVAAAGVAFFALGPLFMTIAFLPAALAGKVLCGIGLPWMAIAILTLFQRVSPNHLQGRVFSALEVLTSAPHIMSIGVGAALIASFDYRLVLGAEGLVLLLSGWVLFGLARAGGALAPPPDEPGPAAPQPPPQATTATVVAVKDPA from the coding sequence ATGACAGCCCGCGGACTGCTCGCCAACCGCGATGCCCGGCTCTACCTGATCGGCCAGACCCTGTCGCTGCTCGGCGACAGCGCCATGTGGCTGGCCTGCGGCATCTGGGTCAAGACGCTGACAGGCAGCAGCGCCGCGGCCGGACTGACGTTCCTGTTCTTCAGCCTGCCGACGCTACTGGCCCCGCTGAGCGGCCTACTGGTCGACCGGGTGCGCCGCCGACCCCTGCTGGTGGCGGCAAACCTCGCCGGCGCCCTGGTCGTCGCACCACTGTTGCTGGTGAGCGACAGCGGCGACGTCTGGCTCATCTACACCGTGATGCTGCTCTACGGTTGGCTCAACGTGCTGGTGGCGCCCGCGCAGTCCGCGCTGTTGTCCACCCTGCTCCCCACCGAGCTGCGACCCAGCGCCAACGCCGCGCTGCGGACCGCCCAGGAGGGTCTTCGCATCGTCGCCCCGCTCGCCGGCGCCGGACTCTTCACGCTGGTGGGTGGACAGCTGGTCGTCCTACTGGACATGGTGACGTTCCTGGCCGCGGCGGCCTGTACAGCCGCGCTGTCGCTACGTGAACCCAAGCCCACCCGCACCGCCCACGACCTCACGGGCGGGGCGGTCAGGCCCACAAAGGCGGGGCGGCTGACCGCGTTCGGCCGCGACCTCGGCGCGGGCTTCCACTTCCTGCTGGCGAACAAGACCCTGCGCGGCGTCACGATCGGCACCGCGGTGGCCACCCTGGTGATCGGCTTCAGCGACTCCGCAAACTACGCCGTGGTCGACGGACTTCGTCAGGTACCCGAGTTCCTCGGCGTGCTGCAGATGGTCCAGGGCGTCGGGGCCATCGTCGGCGGGCTAACCGCGACCTGGGTGATGCGGCGGTTCGGCGAGATCAAGGTCGCCGCGGCAGGCGTCGCGTTCTTCGCCCTCGGCCCGCTGTTCATGACCATCGCGTTCCTGCCCGCGGCCCTCGCCGGCAAGGTGTTGTGCGGTATCGGGCTGCCGTGGATGGCCATCGCCATCCTCACACTGTTCCAACGGGTCTCCCCCAACCACCTGCAAGGCCGCGTCTTCAGCGCGCTGGAGGTGCTCACCTCCGCGCCACACATCATGTCCATCGGCGTCGGCGCGGCGCTCATCGCGTCCTTCGACTACCGGCTCGTACTCGGCGCGGAGGGCCTCGTGCTGCTGCTGTCGGGGTGGGTGCTGTTCGGTCTGGCCCGCGCCGGGGGCGCCCTCGCGCCGCCGCCCGACGAGCCGGGCCCGGCCGCACCCCAGCCACCCCCGCAGGCAACCACCGCGACGGTGGTGGCCGTCAAGGACCCCGCCTAG
- a CDS encoding thioesterase II family protein gives MTGNVATKSLWLVNRRPVPHAKATLICFPFAGAGASAYSGWPRRFPDSVQVLAVQLPGRENRLGEDPLDDLDAIVDAVAPEIAPYTDGRYFLFGHSMGALLAYEVARRLRDNGRPEPQALIVSGRRAPHLPSSLPPIRHLPMADLIETVRRFDGTPPAVFDDPELVELLLPALRADFAVSETYAHARNGGPLTAPMVALSGSADTLCTVDDVDRWREHTTGPFRHHTFPGGHFFVREQTNAVLDAVTPLLGLG, from the coding sequence ATGACCGGCAATGTCGCGACCAAGAGTCTGTGGCTGGTCAACCGCAGACCGGTCCCGCACGCCAAGGCGACTCTGATCTGCTTCCCGTTCGCGGGTGCGGGCGCCTCGGCGTACAGCGGCTGGCCCCGGCGGTTTCCGGATTCGGTACAGGTCTTGGCCGTACAGCTGCCGGGGCGGGAGAACCGCCTGGGCGAGGACCCGCTGGACGACCTCGACGCGATCGTCGACGCGGTCGCACCCGAGATCGCCCCGTACACGGACGGCCGTTACTTCCTGTTCGGCCACAGCATGGGTGCGCTCCTCGCGTACGAGGTGGCGCGCCGGTTGCGCGACAACGGCCGGCCCGAGCCGCAGGCGCTGATCGTGTCCGGCCGACGGGCGCCGCACCTGCCCTCGTCCCTGCCGCCGATCCGGCACCTGCCCATGGCGGATCTGATCGAGACGGTCCGCCGGTTCGATGGCACACCGCCGGCCGTCTTCGACGATCCGGAGCTAGTCGAGCTGCTCCTGCCGGCGCTGCGGGCGGACTTCGCCGTCTCGGAGACGTACGCCCATGCCCGCAACGGCGGTCCGCTGACCGCGCCGATGGTGGCGTTGTCGGGATCCGCCGACACGCTCTGCACCGTTGACGACGTCGACCGGTGGCGGGAGCACACGACGGGTCCCTTCCGGCACCACACCTTCCCCGGCGGCCACTTCTTCGTCCGGGAACAGACGAACGCCGTCCTGGACGCCGTCACACCACTGCTCGGACTCGGCTGA